The Candidatus Sysuiplasma acidicola genome includes the window CATACGGATTGCTGGCGGACAGTTGTCTCAGGACCGCGGATTATCCCGGCAGAATGAAATATCTGACATTGAGCGGCAGGTACAGGGAAGCAGACCGCACCGCGACAATGCATGCTTCGGAAATAGAGATCGGCTCCGACGATCAACTGACAGGCCTTCTGCGTGAAAACGAAAGCTGCTATGCGTTTGGCCAGGGGTTCTACCTGCTGCTTGCGAGGCTCTGCATCAGGGACGGTAAGGCGGATGAAGCCGTAAGAGCCTCGCTGAGAGCAGGTGACGGGAGAAGCGGTCGGCTCGTTCTGGCCGAAAGCCTGACCCTTGCTGAAAACATTAAGGAAGCAGAAAACATCATCAAGGGACTGAAAAGTGCTGAACTTGACGGCAAGGAACGTTCAGCATTCCACCGCATTATGAGCAGGATTTCTCTTGCCGAAGACGCTCTCGAAAAGGCCGTGGCCGAGATAACGCTGGCGCTCAACCTGTCCACTCGGGCGTCTGAACAGTATGAGACAAGACTGAATTACGAATTACTGGCAAAGATTGAGAGGAGGAGAGGCAATTATGCCGATGCATCGAGAGCAGAGTCGAAACTCAGGAGCCTCCTTGAGTTCGGAAGGCGCTAAACAACTGGCAGTTTCTGCAGACTCGACAAATCGCTCACATAGATGTCTCTTATGTCCTTGAAACCGTATTTCATCATGACAAGCCGCTCGAGTCCGAGACCCCACGCGAGAACCGGGTATCTTATTCCCAGAGGTCTGAGCACCTCCGGCCTGAAGACGCCGGAACCACCCATCTCAATCCACCTGCCGTTATAGAATGTGTCTATTTCCATAGATGGTTCTGTATACGGGAAGTAGCCGGGGCGCATCCTGATTCTGTCGAAACCCATCTTGCGGTAAAATTCGTGCAGCACGCCGCAGAGCATGTCGAACGATGCACCTTTTTCCATGACCACACCGTCAATCTGGTAGAATTCGGACAGGTGTGTTGCGTCCATAGCCTCGTGCCGGAATATTCTGCCGACTGTAAAAGCCTTGACAGGAGGTCTTCTGTTTCTTGACAGGTATTTAATGGTCGCAACCGTGGTGTGTGTGCGCAGCAGTGTTCTTTTAGCCTCTTCCACGCTCCACTTGTATGCCCAGCCGGTTGATCCAGTGTTACCCCCGTTCTGATGCGCAGCCTTCACTCTTGAAGCCAGCTTGCGATCGAACGACAGTTCCGCGGGGCTTGAAAGGTAAAATGTATCCTGCATGTCTCTCGCAGGATGATCCTGCGGCGTGAAGAGCGCGTCCATGTCCCAGAATGTTGACTGGACGTAATCGTCTTCGATTTCTGTAAAACCCATACTTGCGAAAACAGAAGAAACCTGCCTGATCGTCCTGATCAGCGGGTGGGAGCGCGTGCCTGAGAGCACAGGCACCGGAGCCCTGAGATCATAGGGGCGGAGTTTGAAGTTTCTCCATGTCCCGTTCTTCAACAGCTCAGGGCTGAGAAGCGACAGTTCTTCTTCAAAGGTGAGCCCTTCGTCTATAGCCTGCTTTCCCCGTTCAAGCAAGTTCACTTCCCTGACAATTCTATCATGTTCCTTTATGAAATCCCGCCGCGAAAGTATGTCCCTGAGAACACTTTCGTTCGCAGCATCTTCCTCAACTTCCTCTTTTTCCATTCGTTTGAGCAGTAACTCGTCAGCACCTGGTCCGGCGGACGCCTTCCTGCCTTCATCGGTCAGGTGCAGTTTCTTCTCATTGTCCACGGTTGCCCAGTTTTTCCTTCTCAGCCACCCGATAGCGACAGAAACATCGGCAGGATCGTCCAGCTTCTTTGCAAGGTCCGACACGCTTACTGGCCCGTTGCTGATAATTTCCAGTGCCATACGCTCAGGAAGAGGTTTTCCGACCCTTTTTCCCTGCTTAAGCGTGTAGAAACGGACTACTTTTTCATCAATCCAGACATACCCTTTTGCCTTGAGCCAGTTAAGTGCATTCATCAGCTCCGAAGGGTTTTTGAAATTGACTGCTGCTGAAATCTGTGAAAGGGTGGCCCTTCCTGAAAGCTTTGAGAGTGCCGATAATATTTTCTTCTCCGAAAGGCTGAGTCCCTCCGCCCCGCTTCTACTGATTTCGCTCAAAGTCATATCACCTTATCCGGATTGAACGCGAATTTATCGACGGTTTCCTTGGCTTTCTCTCTTTTCATACGGTGTTCTGTCATAAATTTTGTCACTTTAGACAGAAGATTCAGCTTGCAATCCCCGCAAAGGAGAGCCCCGCTCCTGCAATCCGTTTCAATCGTCTTCAGCTTGCGATCATCCGGTTCAAAGAGAAATTCAAAATGATGGTAGACGGGGCAGATATCAGGATTTGCGCCGAGTCTACGCTGTTCTTCGACGGTGGCCCTCCCGCCGGTAAAGGCGTTCATGACTTTCTTTTTTACAGTCTTGTCGTCATCGGTTGTGTAAATGGCTGCGTCACCGGTGCTCGACATTTTTCCTCCGGACAGGCCCGGCAGCATCTTGCCGTGAATGAGCGCGGGTTTGTAATAACCGAGCAGCGGTGCAACATCTCTGGTGACCCGGAAATGCGGATCCTGATCTATGCCGCAGGGAATCAGACACGGCACATTTTCTCCTGCAAGGTCGGATTCGATGAATGCCGGAACTGATTGTATTGATGTGAAGAAAATAGAACCTATGTTTGTGCTGTTGCTGAAGCCGAATACGGCTTTGGCCGTTGAAAAAGTAATCTTTTTGGACACCCTCAGTGCGGTACGATAGAGATGGTCTATATCTCTTGTATCCACTATGATTTTTGTCCTGACTGAATCGAAACCGAGTGCAATAAAGTCGAGCATGTTGTCCGCGGTTGCGCGGGCAGTATCTTCGAGCGAGAGTTTCTCCTTAAACAGAAACTTCTCGTCATCTGTCATCTGGAAGTAAAGCTTCACGCCGAAGGCTTCCTGAAGCTGCTTGGTGAATATCCACGGAATCATATGGCCCAGGTGGGTGCCGCTCGACGGTCCTCTGCCGGTATACAGATAAAATGGATGCCCACGGCTGTGAAGGCCGAGGAGCCAGTCCAGATCACGGTGGGAATAGAACAGCTTCCTCCTCAGGAACATGTTATCCTCACCGCCAGGTATTCGCTTTATTATTTCAGGCGTGATATAAGACGTGCCGAACCGGGCAACGAGCTTGTCGTAGTCGACCTCACCGCTGACTTCCCATGGCGTGACAACAAAATCACCATTCATGCAATGACACTCGTGAAACGGTACAGCTGTAAGACGTTTTAGGCATAAATCTTGCCCTGAATCTTCCGTTTGACAGCCGCAGAGTAAACATGATAAGTAATGCTGCCCGTACGGAGGACAGATGCCCGGTGAGATTCGGCTTCATGCAGAGGACAGATATTCAAGAATGAGATTGGTGACAGGAGTTGACATCAATGCCATCAGAGATTCACACATTTGTGTCGTGGGAGCCGGCGCCCTCGGTAACGAAGTAATAAAGGATCTTGCACTATATGCACCGGCCAGGCTGAGCATAGTGGACAGAGATTACGTGGAGTATTCCAACCTCGGCAGATGTTTTCTGTTCAATGAGCAGGATGCAGAAGAGAGAAGCGGAAAAGCCGAAGCTGCTTCAAGGAGTGCACACAGCATCAACACCGATTGCAAAGCCGAAGCTGTCAATGAGGATGTGACAACCCTGGATGCTTCATTCTTTTCTCAATACGATGCAGTATTCGGGTGTGTGGACAGCATAAAAACGAGGCTGCACCTTAACTCGAACTGCTACTTCTCTGGCATTCCGTACATAGATGGGGGCATAGACGGCCTCTACGGAAGGGTTCAAGTCGTGTTTCCGCCTCACAGTCCTTGCTATGAATGTGCAATAAACGCTACCCATTTTTCTCAGATTGACAGAGGATACTCCTGCACCGGGAGAGAGGCGAATGTTCCCAGCAGGCAAATTGCTTCCGACCCTTCGGTTTGCGGAACTGTCGGTTCGCTTCAGACACTACAGGGGTTGAAGGTCGTTTCCGGCACCCTGAGCGAGGGAACTCTGCTGTTCTTCGATGGGTTTTCGTCATCACTGCTGCCTCTTGAACTGGCCGTCGACCCGAAATGCATCAATCACGTTTCACCTCCCGAAACGACGAGCTCAATATGAGCCGAAAATATGCGTGTGCCAGTTTTGCATTGAAAAAAGCTCAAAAGATTAAATTAGACAAATGCGTTTCGGGCAGCGCAAGTTACAACCAATCGTCCGGAGAATACAGATATGAGCATCATGAAACTTGGAGTGAGACATTCACAGACGGGAAACAGCGCACTGATGGAAGTTGATTTGAAGACCAGGTTGCAGGAATTACTTGACAGTGCGATAGAATTCTGGTCTCTGCCCAGTGAGGCATATCTCATTAAATCAGGTAAACGTCTTCTCTCCGCCTCGAAAACGGTTGCCGAGTGCGGACTGAATGACGGAGACATCATTGATCTGCTTCCGGATCCTGAAGGTGGATGATGCTTCCCGTCCAACTGCTTCACATGAGAGTGCAACGGGAACTCGAAGCCTGCAGAAAAATACCTGGAGTCACAATCGAGGGAACGGTGGACTACGGGAAGACGGAATTTCCCATATGCCTCGACGTTTACGTTACAGGCGCCACGGGAATGATGATTATCGATGGAAAAGCAAGAGAGATAGACAGTCATAGGTTTGCGGTGGAGATAGGAAGGGATTATCCATACCAGAAACCCGGCGTTTTCTGGCAGACACCGATATTTCATCCGAACATCTGTCCGCCTGAGGACGGTGGAATGGTCTGCACGAAATTGCTTAACGAGTGGAGGGGCGAGAGAACGTTATATTCGCTCATCAACGCGGTGCTGTATCTCGTAGAACATCCCAACGGAAGAGAGCCGCTGGGGGCGGATGCATGCATGAACGCGGCGAGATATCTTCTGGAGCGGTCCGGCGATGCGGGTAAAGATAGTCAGCAGCATTGAAAGGAAAATCGAAAGCCACCGCATTCCTGAAAATATAACGTGGAGCAGCTGTGGAAACCCGTCGAAAGGAGCTGTCTTCATTAATGCGAGAGCAATTATTCAAGTCAGAAAGCGCGCTTCAGAAGCGTTTTCAGAACTTAAGGAGACCATGGGATTGCTCCTGGGCCACCCTTTTTACGACTCGGGCGAATTGAAACTAGAAGTCAGCGAGTCGGTAGCGTTGCCGGTTAATGCGAATGCACATCATGTTGCCGTGGACAAACAGGCCTTGGAATTTAACTGGAACGAAACAGCGGGAGGGAATCTCATTGTTGGGTGGTATCACTCACACACGGGCCAGGGAAATTTCCTTTCTGAAACTGACAGAAGAACGCACGAACTCTGGTTCAATCAACCGCATGCTGTCGCAATGCTGATAGAGGCATCCGAAAACACGATAGGCATATATTCAAGACGCGGTGGAGCGCTGACAGCTGTAGATTACAACGTGTTCGAAACGTAGAAGCAGGACAAATGTGCGAGTGGAGGCATATGGATATGGGGATGTCAGGCCACCTTTTCCCTGTCTTCCTTCGTGACCACTCTGGAAAGCATCCTCTCGAATATCACCTTCATGTAAATCGCATCGTGTTCGAGCAGAGGGGATGAAGAGATTATAGTCATCTCTGGATTCTCTTCGACGATGAGTTCTGCAAGAGGCTCAAACCGGAGATCACCGCGTTTTATTGGGGTCAATCTCAATTCGTTTCCTCCATAATGTTCAACGCCGGAAAATGAAGTGTACAGCAACCCTTCTGATGCCTTCCTGACCCGTGAAATGACGGTTCTGAAATCGTCAGGCTCGCGCAATATAGCCCCTTCCTTGGAGTGCAGATGAGCGAAATTGATGACAGGGATTGTTCCCTTGACTCTCTTAACGGTATCTAGTATTTCGTCGAGGCTTCCAAATATCTCCTGACGCCCGCTGGTTTCAAGTCCGATGGGGGGCGAAAGCTTGTTCTCCTTCCACCAGTCCCTCACTTCCCTGATGTTCCTGACGATTGCCTCTCCGCCTGCCTTTTTGCCTTTGCTTCCGTAAAAACCAAGCTGAGTGCTCACCACGACGCCGTCGAGA containing:
- a CDS encoding ThiF family adenylyltransferase, translating into MPGEIRLHAEDRYSRMRLVTGVDINAIRDSHICVVGAGALGNEVIKDLALYAPARLSIVDRDYVEYSNLGRCFLFNEQDAEERSGKAEAASRSAHSINTDCKAEAVNEDVTTLDASFFSQYDAVFGCVDSIKTRLHLNSNCYFSGIPYIDGGIDGLYGRVQVVFPPHSPCYECAINATHFSQIDRGYSCTGREANVPSRQIASDPSVCGTVGSLQTLQGLKVVSGTLSEGTLLFFDGFSSSLLPLELAVDPKCINHVSPPETTSSI
- a CDS encoding Mov34/MPN/PAD-1 family protein, producing MRVKIVSSIERKIESHRIPENITWSSCGNPSKGAVFINARAIIQVRKRASEAFSELKETMGLLLGHPFYDSGELKLEVSESVALPVNANAHHVAVDKQALEFNWNETAGGNLIVGWYHSHTGQGNFLSETDRRTHELWFNQPHAVAMLIEASENTIGIYSRRGGALTAVDYNVFET
- a CDS encoding tryptophan--tRNA ligase, whose protein sequence is MNGDFVVTPWEVSGEVDYDKLVARFGTSYITPEIIKRIPGGEDNMFLRRKLFYSHRDLDWLLGLHSRGHPFYLYTGRGPSSGTHLGHMIPWIFTKQLQEAFGVKLYFQMTDDEKFLFKEKLSLEDTARATADNMLDFIALGFDSVRTKIIVDTRDIDHLYRTALRVSKKITFSTAKAVFGFSNSTNIGSIFFTSIQSVPAFIESDLAGENVPCLIPCGIDQDPHFRVTRDVAPLLGYYKPALIHGKMLPGLSGGKMSSTGDAAIYTTDDDKTVKKKVMNAFTGGRATVEEQRRLGANPDICPVYHHFEFLFEPDDRKLKTIETDCRSGALLCGDCKLNLLSKVTKFMTEHRMKREKAKETVDKFAFNPDKVI
- a CDS encoding phenylalanine--tRNA ligase subunit alpha; amino-acid sequence: MSEISRSGAEGLSLSEKKILSALSKLSGRATLSQISAAVNFKNPSELMNALNWLKAKGYVWIDEKVVRFYTLKQGKRVGKPLPERMALEIISNGPVSVSDLAKKLDDPADVSVAIGWLRRKNWATVDNEKKLHLTDEGRKASAGPGADELLLKRMEKEEVEEDAANESVLRDILSRRDFIKEHDRIVREVNLLERGKQAIDEGLTFEEELSLLSPELLKNGTWRNFKLRPYDLRAPVPVLSGTRSHPLIRTIRQVSSVFASMGFTEIEDDYVQSTFWDMDALFTPQDHPARDMQDTFYLSSPAELSFDRKLASRVKAAHQNGGNTGSTGWAYKWSVEEAKRTLLRTHTTVATIKYLSRNRRPPVKAFTVGRIFRHEAMDATHLSEFYQIDGVVMEKGASFDMLCGVLHEFYRKMGFDRIRMRPGYFPYTEPSMEIDTFYNGRWIEMGGSGVFRPEVLRPLGIRYPVLAWGLGLERLVMMKYGFKDIRDIYVSDLSSLQKLPVV
- a CDS encoding AP endonuclease; translated protein: MIRYGPSGIPLSCKGRTLFYGIEDVHSLGLTAMEVQLIRSSTSPRTPDDEEVGKSPSELQTDLIVEIQRRDGKTVERINAPDEKIRSGDTLLILESGLCHSYSELYEMADYAKDHDVQLSVHSTYYADFSGRTEMVERSKNNLKWACLICDALDGVVVSTQLGFYGSKGKKAGGEAIVRNIREVRDWWKENKLSPPIGLETSGRQEIFGSLDEILDTVKRVKGTIPVINFAHLHSKEGAILREPDDFRTVISRVRKASEGLLYTSFSGVEHYGGNELRLTPIKRGDLRFEPLAELIVEENPEMTIISSSPLLEHDAIYMKVIFERMLSRVVTKEDREKVA